CGGCCATTCTGGCGGATCGCCGCAAGCGTCACGACGTGCTGACGCTGGCGCTCTTCAACGCGTGTCTCGGTTGGACCGGTTTCGGCTGGCTGCTTGCGCTCTACTGGTCGTTGCAACCGAACCCGCCGAAGAACGTCGCCGGCGAGGTGGTCGAGACACGCAAGATCGTGCGGATGAAGGCTTTTTCGACCGCGTTGCTGGTGCGCGTGCAACGACGCGCCACCGCACGGGATAGTTTGAAGAAGTAAGGCCGCGAAGCCGACTCAGTTCGCTTAAGCGCCGGCGCTCAGGCCGCCCGGCGCCCCACCCGGCTCCATTGCACGGAGCCGGCGGGAATGGAGCGCGGCTCGACACGTACGCTGGCCGGCGCGAACATCTCGCGGCGCAGTTCGCCGTGTTCGTCGAACCACTCGCAGATCAGCCAGTCGCCGGGATTGAGCGCCACCGGTCCCGCGTAGGTGACTGTCATGCGCGAGCCCCCGTCCTTCAACGTCACGACGTCGCCGACGTTGAAGCTGGCGGCTAGCGGTATCTGCAGTGCGTCAATGGTGGCGGTCAGCATATTCAATCCCCTGGAACTATTGAGCGGCATTTAAGTCATTGCACCGGGCTTTTCGACGTTGGAACTGCTGAGGGAGGGCTCTAAAAAGTGAAGCCAGATTAACAATTGAATTTAATCCCGGCAAGCGCTATTTATTGACATCGTTTTCAGCGGCACTGCAATAGGTTTGGCATAGCGGGCTAGCGCACACAAAGCAGGGAAAACCCTTCAATGCCACGCCAGGCATACCACCCATGCGGCACCGCACGATCGCAAGAGTTACGGCCTGCGGCTCGCCTTTCCAGTAGAAAATGCGAGTTGTATTTCGTCATATTTAATGCGCTTACATACCGTTATCAGGGCTTATTATGATCCCCGTCAAACGTCACGAACGGAATTACCTGTGAACGACGCGCTCACCGGCAAATAAGCTATGCCCGATATTACGGTTTGTTGAAAGCGCATAATAATTTCCGGCCAGCTTGCTGAAAACGA
This genomic stretch from Paraburkholderia bryophila harbors:
- a CDS encoding superinfection immunity protein, translating into MAGNVIVQAVAAVLALALYFLPAILADRRKRHDVLTLALFNACLGWTGFGWLLALYWSLQPNPPKNVAGEVVETRKIVRMKAFSTALLVRVQRRATARDSLKK
- a CDS encoding YodC family protein, which encodes MLTATIDALQIPLAASFNVGDVVTLKDGGSRMTVTYAGPVALNPGDWLICEWFDEHGELRREMFAPASVRVEPRSIPAGSVQWSRVGRRAA